One genomic segment of Lewinellaceae bacterium includes these proteins:
- a CDS encoding GIY-YIG nuclease family protein: MYFFYVLYSLNDHKLYKGFSGDIPFRLLKHFNGGVNSTRFRRPLVLIHLESFDSKQEAMARESWSKSLEGGSALKQLLVSKGILDSNFSLNLNTTG; this comes from the coding sequence ATGTACTTCTTCTATGTCCTATACAGCCTGAATGACCATAAACTCTACAAGGGCTTTTCCGGAGATATTCCTTTCAGACTATTGAAACATTTCAACGGCGGGGTAAATTCTACCAGATTTCGAAGACCCCTCGTCCTTATCCATCTTGAATCCTTTGATTCCAAACAAGAGGCAATGGCCAGAGAAAGTTGGTCTAAATCGCTTGAAGGGGGTAGTGCACTAAAACAATTGCTTGTATCCAAGGGTATTTTAGATAGCAATTTTTCTCTAAATCTCAATACTACCGGGTAG
- a CDS encoding glutamine synthetase → MKIKGMLTVEALKEMVSLGDVETVIVAFTDHYGRLMGKRFDAEFFVDHALTDGTHACDYLLTTDMEMEPVPGYAFANWALGYGDFHLVPDLKTMRQADWLERTALVLCQVVSDKSHHQVEEAPRSILTRQIEHAASAGFTVMAASELEYYLFEDDYRSAAETHFQDLKPAGYYLEDYHIMQGSRTEAFTGAARRHLKNSGVPVENSKGEWGLGQHELNVRYAEILEMADRHIVYKQCLKELADQMGLSVTFMAKYHQDRAGSSCHIHISLWQNGHNAFVGKKKYGPVEASELFGWFLGGWIHYAPEVMVFYAPTINSYKRYVDASWAPTRLAWSHDNRTAGFRVVGQGPGLRIECRIPGADCNPYLAFAASLASGLRGIRDKIAPPDCFTGDVYAAKDLPAVPGNLETALEQFKTSSFAREAFGNEVVSHYAHFYQTELEAFRRAVTDWERQRYFERI, encoded by the coding sequence ATGAAAATTAAAGGAATGCTGACCGTTGAAGCACTGAAAGAAATGGTATCCCTGGGAGATGTGGAGACGGTGATCGTGGCATTCACCGATCATTACGGACGCCTGATGGGTAAGCGTTTCGACGCAGAATTCTTCGTGGATCATGCCCTCACCGACGGCACCCATGCGTGCGATTATCTATTGACCACCGATATGGAGATGGAGCCCGTCCCTGGTTATGCCTTTGCCAACTGGGCCCTGGGTTACGGTGACTTCCATCTGGTTCCTGACCTGAAGACGATGCGTCAAGCGGACTGGCTGGAGCGCACTGCCCTGGTGTTGTGCCAGGTCGTTTCAGATAAGTCACATCACCAGGTTGAGGAAGCGCCTCGCTCCATACTTACCCGGCAGATCGAGCATGCCGCCAGCGCCGGATTTACGGTGATGGCTGCCTCCGAACTGGAATACTACCTCTTTGAAGACGATTACCGGAGTGCCGCTGAAACCCATTTCCAGGATCTTAAACCTGCCGGATATTACCTGGAAGATTACCACATCATGCAGGGCTCCCGGACCGAGGCATTCACCGGGGCTGCCCGTCGCCATTTGAAAAACTCAGGTGTTCCGGTGGAAAACTCCAAGGGTGAATGGGGGCTGGGACAGCACGAACTCAATGTCCGCTATGCCGAAATTCTGGAGATGGCTGACCGTCACATCGTTTACAAACAATGTCTGAAGGAACTGGCCGACCAGATGGGTCTCTCGGTGACCTTCATGGCGAAATACCACCAGGACCGGGCCGGTTCCAGCTGTCACATTCACATCAGTCTGTGGCAGAATGGCCACAATGCTTTCGTCGGGAAGAAAAAATACGGACCGGTAGAAGCTTCGGAATTATTTGGCTGGTTCCTGGGAGGCTGGATCCACTATGCGCCGGAAGTGATGGTCTTTTACGCCCCTACTATCAATTCGTACAAGCGGTATGTCGATGCTTCCTGGGCCCCTACGCGTCTGGCCTGGAGCCACGATAACCGCACCGCCGGATTCCGGGTGGTGGGACAAGGTCCGGGCTTGCGCATCGAATGCCGGATACCTGGCGCCGACTGCAACCCTTACCTGGCATTTGCTGCCTCTCTGGCCAGCGGACTGCGCGGTATCCGTGACAAAATAGCTCCACCGGATTGCTTTACCGGAGATGTCTATGCCGCAAAAGACCTTCCTGCCGTCCCCGGCAATTTAGAAACCGCACTGGAGCAATTCAAAACAAGTTCCTTTGCCCGCGAAGCCTTCGGCAATGAAGTAGTAAGCCATTATGCCCATTTTTACCAAACCGAACTGGAAGCCTTCCGGCGCGCCGTCACCGACTGGGAACGCCAGCGCTACTTTGAAAGAATTTAA
- a CDS encoding YfcC family protein produces MKFPNALAIIVGFVLFAGILTYVIPQGEFDRVKDEESGREMVVEGSYHQVEADRLSPFDILLTIPRGIEGRADLIVLIFLIGGAFVVIDKTGALAAGIDFLAGKVAGKEWAALVALSGVFTFGGVVEGMQEELIGMIPVILLLGRKLNYNALAMLSVSFGSAVVGAAFSPMNPFSVVIAQEVADLPFLSGFGYRFLILIVAFGLWTWIGIRYAIRNKTVATEADSEVLQSSKLSNRHLLILVLIPIAFALLVFGFLKLDWGFEEMSAEFFFVGILAGLIGGLGINGTSEAYIQGFKDMTFACMVVGVANSISLVLKDGTVIDTIVYGLFTPLKYLPSDMSAIGMMLAQSALHFPVPSYSGQAILTMPILIPLSDLLHISRQVCILAYQYGAVMMDLILPTNGTLMAIIAIAGISYNKWFAFIYRKILIIMVLAAIAILIARHTGF; encoded by the coding sequence ATGAAATTCCCCAATGCGCTGGCTATCATCGTTGGTTTTGTCTTGTTCGCGGGTATCCTGACCTACGTGATACCCCAGGGTGAATTTGACCGGGTTAAGGATGAAGAATCAGGACGCGAAATGGTGGTGGAAGGGTCCTATCATCAGGTCGAGGCAGACCGCTTATCTCCATTTGACATTTTGCTGACCATACCCCGTGGGATCGAAGGAAGGGCCGATCTGATCGTACTCATCTTTCTCATCGGCGGTGCTTTTGTGGTCATTGATAAGACAGGTGCCCTTGCCGCCGGTATTGACTTCCTGGCTGGAAAAGTGGCCGGAAAAGAGTGGGCGGCCCTGGTGGCATTGAGTGGTGTGTTTACGTTTGGTGGCGTTGTGGAGGGCATGCAGGAAGAGCTGATTGGTATGATTCCCGTCATCCTGCTGTTGGGCCGGAAATTGAATTACAATGCGCTGGCCATGTTATCCGTCAGTTTCGGTTCCGCCGTGGTCGGGGCTGCCTTCAGCCCGATGAATCCGTTTTCGGTAGTCATCGCCCAGGAAGTTGCGGACCTGCCCTTCCTGTCCGGGTTCGGCTACCGGTTCCTGATCCTGATTGTGGCTTTTGGCCTGTGGACGTGGATCGGCATCCGGTATGCCATTCGCAATAAAACCGTTGCAACGGAAGCGGATTCGGAAGTATTACAATCTTCTAAATTATCGAACCGCCACCTGTTGATCCTGGTGCTCATACCCATTGCCTTTGCGTTGCTCGTATTTGGCTTCCTCAAACTTGACTGGGGTTTTGAGGAAATGTCAGCCGAATTTTTCTTTGTTGGCATTCTTGCCGGATTGATCGGAGGACTGGGCATCAATGGTACCAGTGAAGCGTATATCCAGGGGTTTAAAGACATGACCTTTGCCTGCATGGTCGTAGGGGTCGCCAACAGCATATCTTTAGTGCTCAAGGATGGAACGGTCATCGACACCATCGTGTACGGTTTATTCACTCCGTTGAAGTATCTGCCTTCCGATATGTCGGCTATCGGAATGATGCTGGCGCAGTCGGCCCTGCACTTTCCGGTTCCCAGTTATTCAGGACAGGCGATCCTGACCATGCCTATTCTGATCCCTTTATCGGATCTGCTGCACATCTCCCGGCAAGTCTGCATTCTTGCATACCAATACGGTGCCGTCATGATGGATCTGATCCTACCCACCAATGGAACCTTAATGGCCATCATCGCCATAGCGGGCATTTCCTATAATAAATGGTTTGCGTTTATCTACCGTAAAATTCTCATCATCATGGTATTGGCAGCGATTGCCATCCTGATCGCAAGACACACCGGTTTTTAA
- a CDS encoding tetratricopeptide repeat protein gives MHHLWEPYRWYLLPFLLGFLLPSAGFGSSLDYRFTPPLEKAYHLITTLRLTEGQRMLEQIKRDDPDNLIIDYLDNYIDFFTLFISEDYQDYRLRSQHLEARLDRLAKGDAASAYHQFIQAEVLLQWAIVRLKFEEYYPAYTEVRRAYRLLERNQRQFPGFIANLKSLGILHALVGTVPDRFKGLFSFFSGMHGTIRQGREEIEQVLAYSEKEQFIFREETLVEYAFLLLHLKNEGEEAWNLLETRLDGVTTNPLLIFVKASIAMHTGRNDEAIALLEKKPTDAAYFPFYYLDFILGLAKLRRLDADADQPLLKFVNRFHGRLYIKEAYQKLSWYALLHHQTQQQQSYRQACLAQGSTLLDEDANAYQEARSNEWPETDLLRAQLLFDGGYYLRALKAVQEAPDQPAEFLLEKTYRSGRIYHAMGNVEAARKDYLQTLELGAHSGKYFACNAALLLGQIAEQERKWDEARTYYERCLTMEPDSYKTGLHQKAKAGINRVEGR, from the coding sequence ATGCACCACCTTTGGGAACCATACCGCTGGTATTTACTGCCCTTCCTGCTGGGATTTTTACTGCCATCTGCCGGATTTGGCAGCAGCCTGGATTACCGCTTCACCCCGCCACTGGAGAAGGCCTACCACCTCATCACCACCTTGCGGCTCACGGAAGGCCAGCGAATGCTCGAACAAATCAAAAGAGACGACCCGGATAACCTCATCATTGACTACCTGGATAATTACATTGATTTTTTCACGCTTTTCATCTCGGAGGATTACCAGGATTACCGGCTGAGAAGCCAGCATCTGGAGGCACGCCTGGACCGGCTGGCCAAAGGCGATGCTGCCTCGGCCTACCACCAGTTCATTCAGGCGGAAGTGCTGCTGCAGTGGGCTATTGTCCGTCTGAAATTCGAAGAATATTATCCCGCCTATACCGAAGTGCGGCGCGCCTACCGCCTTCTGGAGCGCAATCAGCGACAATTTCCGGGGTTCATTGCCAACCTGAAAAGCCTGGGCATCCTGCATGCCCTGGTGGGTACGGTACCTGACCGTTTCAAGGGCCTCTTCAGTTTTTTCAGTGGCATGCACGGCACCATTCGCCAGGGTCGGGAAGAGATCGAACAAGTGCTTGCCTACTCGGAAAAAGAGCAGTTCATCTTCAGGGAGGAAACCCTGGTAGAGTACGCTTTTCTCCTGCTGCACCTGAAAAATGAAGGAGAGGAAGCCTGGAACCTGCTGGAAACGCGACTGGATGGGGTGACCACCAATCCGCTCCTGATCTTTGTCAAAGCGTCCATCGCCATGCATACCGGCCGCAACGACGAGGCCATCGCGCTCCTGGAAAAGAAGCCCACGGATGCTGCCTATTTCCCCTTTTACTACCTGGACTTCATCCTTGGCCTGGCCAAGCTGCGCCGACTGGATGCAGACGCTGATCAGCCATTGCTTAAGTTTGTCAACCGGTTTCACGGCCGTCTGTACATCAAGGAGGCCTACCAGAAACTGAGCTGGTACGCCCTGCTGCATCACCAAACCCAACAGCAGCAATCGTATCGCCAGGCCTGTCTGGCTCAGGGATCAACACTCCTGGATGAAGACGCCAATGCCTACCAGGAAGCCAGATCGAACGAATGGCCGGAGACTGACCTGCTGCGTGCTCAGCTGCTATTTGACGGAGGTTATTATTTGCGGGCCCTGAAAGCTGTGCAGGAAGCGCCGGATCAACCTGCCGAATTCCTGCTGGAAAAGACCTACCGCAGCGGCCGCATTTATCATGCCATGGGGAATGTCGAAGCCGCCCGGAAAGATTACCTGCAGACGCTGGAGCTGGGAGCGCACTCCGGTAAATACTTTGCCTGCAATGCCGCATTATTGCTTGGTCAGATCGCCGAACAGGAGAGAAAATGGGATGAAGCCCGCACCTACTACGAACGCTGCCTGACCATGGAACCCGACAGCTACAAGACCGGCCTCCACCAGAAAGCTAAGGCGGGAATAAACCGCGTGGAAGGGAGGTGA
- the eat gene encoding ethanolamine permease, which translates to MESQSPTTTPHLERKLGPVMLWGLGVGYVISGMYFGWNLGLEQGGTLGLAIATAFVIIMYLTFTFSYTEMACAIPKAGGAFDYAYQALGKQGAFFAGMAQNIEFIFAPPAIAFAIGAYLHLFLPSVSILTIAIIAYLVFTALNVYGIQAAATFELFITILAVLGLILFFFATGPSFSWDHLKINALPHGWTGVFAAIPFAIWFFLAIEGVANVAEETINPQRNILVGFGSALLTLVVLCIVTFALSIGVNGWETVVYDTSTGQVSDSPLPLALSHLMGHGHWVYRIISFIGISGLVASFHGIILAAGRATYEFGRMGFAPAVFGKIHPRFKTPANALLINTAIGIIALLTGKTAEIITIACFGALTLYVLSMISMIRLRQKQPDLVRPFRVPFYPASPVIALVISLVALISVTIYNHWLALIYAGILLVAYIWFTFRYKEANHEN; encoded by the coding sequence ATGGAATCGCAATCACCAACCACCACGCCTCATCTCGAACGTAAACTGGGCCCCGTCATGCTGTGGGGGCTGGGCGTCGGCTATGTTATCTCAGGCATGTATTTCGGCTGGAACCTGGGACTGGAACAGGGCGGCACCTTAGGGCTGGCCATCGCCACCGCTTTCGTGATCATCATGTATCTGACTTTCACCTTCAGCTATACGGAGATGGCCTGTGCCATCCCCAAAGCCGGAGGAGCCTTCGACTATGCCTACCAGGCCCTGGGCAAACAAGGCGCTTTTTTTGCCGGCATGGCACAAAACATCGAGTTCATCTTTGCACCTCCCGCCATCGCTTTCGCCATTGGTGCTTACCTGCATCTGTTTCTGCCTTCGGTGTCAATACTAACCATAGCGATCATTGCATACCTGGTGTTCACCGCCCTAAATGTCTACGGCATCCAGGCCGCCGCAACCTTTGAGCTCTTTATCACCATCCTGGCCGTGTTGGGACTTATCCTGTTCTTCTTTGCCACCGGACCTTCCTTTTCATGGGATCATCTTAAAATCAACGCCCTGCCACACGGCTGGACCGGCGTCTTTGCCGCCATACCTTTTGCCATCTGGTTTTTCCTGGCGATCGAAGGAGTTGCCAATGTCGCGGAAGAAACAATCAACCCACAACGAAACATCCTGGTAGGATTTGGATCGGCATTGCTGACCCTAGTGGTCCTGTGCATTGTCACCTTTGCCCTTTCAATCGGCGTGAACGGATGGGAAACGGTTGTTTACGATACTTCTACCGGCCAGGTTTCGGACTCTCCGCTTCCACTTGCCCTCAGTCATCTGATGGGACACGGACACTGGGTCTATCGGATCATCAGTTTCATAGGCATCTCCGGCCTGGTGGCTTCCTTCCATGGCATCATCCTGGCCGCCGGCAGGGCTACCTATGAATTTGGCCGGATGGGCTTTGCCCCGGCTGTTTTTGGAAAGATCCATCCCCGGTTCAAGACTCCGGCCAATGCCTTACTGATCAATACCGCCATCGGAATCATCGCTCTCCTCACCGGAAAGACTGCCGAAATCATCACCATTGCCTGCTTTGGCGCCCTGACACTTTATGTCCTCTCGATGATCTCCATGATCCGGTTACGGCAGAAGCAACCGGACCTGGTCCGCCCATTCCGGGTACCTTTTTATCCGGCTTCACCGGTTATAGCTCTGGTGATCAGCCTGGTTGCTCTGATATCGGTAACCATTTACAACCATTGGCTGGCGCTCATTTATGCAGGGATCTTGCTGGTCGCCTACATTTGGTTTACCTTCAGGTACAAAGAAGCGAATCATGAAAATTAA
- a CDS encoding DDE-type integrase/transposase/recombinase, giving the protein MVAEMFIAEGHPVRLVLKYTGVASSTYYGRKARRNTNGKRGCRASEHTMTYSGQWVWNEQVVEDIKWILDQEFVDYGYRKVTRWLQQSRHYMINEKKVYRLMKEHQLVNKKKRQARPRDREWVKDLLPPCRISLEYLEIDIKYGYVHGQRRNGLTVTVIDVESRWVLGHYMAWSIQKRDIIKLFEQIFSLYSLPKKIYVRNDNGSQFIAAEVRQYFANQQVSQEFIKPATPEQNAHIESYHSIVEKLIWQSYDFEDLGQASQTYDRFIQFYNYERIHSGIGYTSPYRYLTKKKIDLPEKNLLLRTALCCRNLSCDVVGHRTLRSTFD; this is encoded by the coding sequence ATGGTCGCAGAAATGTTCATAGCAGAGGGGCATCCGGTGCGTCTAGTATTGAAGTACACCGGTGTTGCATCGAGTACTTACTACGGCAGGAAAGCACGTAGAAATACGAACGGTAAACGTGGATGTCGGGCATCGGAACACACGATGACCTATTCGGGACAATGGGTCTGGAATGAACAGGTCGTAGAAGACATCAAATGGATCCTGGATCAAGAGTTTGTGGATTATGGATACCGAAAAGTCACGCGATGGCTGCAACAGTCCAGGCATTACATGATCAACGAAAAGAAGGTATACCGTTTGATGAAGGAGCATCAATTGGTCAACAAGAAGAAAAGGCAAGCAAGGCCCAGGGACAGGGAATGGGTCAAGGATCTGTTACCACCATGCCGTATCAGTCTGGAGTATCTGGAAATAGATATCAAATATGGCTATGTCCACGGGCAGCGTCGCAATGGATTAACGGTTACCGTGATCGATGTAGAATCCCGTTGGGTGCTGGGTCATTATATGGCCTGGTCGATTCAGAAGAGAGATATTATTAAACTGTTTGAACAGATCTTTTCGCTGTATTCACTTCCGAAGAAAATCTATGTTCGCAACGATAATGGATCCCAATTTATAGCCGCAGAAGTGCGTCAGTATTTTGCCAACCAGCAGGTCAGTCAAGAATTTATCAAACCAGCTACGCCAGAACAGAATGCTCATATTGAATCGTACCACAGCATCGTAGAAAAACTGATCTGGCAGTCTTATGATTTTGAAGACCTCGGACAGGCTTCACAAACGTATGATCGATTTATCCAGTTTTACAATTATGAGCGTATCCATTCTGGTATTGGATACACTTCACCGTACCGGTATTTGACGAAAAAGAAGATTGACTTACCGGAAAAAAACTTATTGTTGCGTACCGCTTTGTGTTGCCGAAACTTGTCCTGTGATGTAGTAGGACACCGAACGCTAAGAAGCACATTTGATTGA
- a CDS encoding transposase: MTRHRRSFTVAQKLEIIQFSKRHGVTRARREYELSDSVLRRWIDRYEKDGSIGLENRSPVVKTDLEVENEQLKRELKAYKEMLAEKELALRIKEELLKKSQIRLKND; the protein is encoded by the coding sequence ATGACTCGTCACAGAAGGAGCTTCACGGTAGCTCAGAAATTAGAAATCATACAATTTAGCAAGCGACATGGGGTAACACGAGCACGCCGGGAATATGAATTGTCGGATAGTGTGTTACGTCGGTGGATTGACCGTTATGAAAAGGATGGCTCCATCGGACTGGAGAATCGATCACCAGTGGTAAAGACCGATTTAGAAGTTGAGAATGAGCAGTTGAAACGAGAGTTAAAAGCGTATAAAGAGATGCTGGCGGAAAAAGAGCTGGCCTTGCGGATCAAAGAAGAGCTGCTAAAAAAAAGCCAAATACGCTTGAAGAACGATTGA
- a CDS encoding TonB-dependent receptor: MKHLVLYLFTSIYSVLSLGGTDAVTLQGKVTDKKTGEPLPGVEIYFPDLKKGTTTDIDGTYVIDNLPATKALVQVSYIGYKLIAETIDLAATTTKDFMLEEAVMELNEVVVTGLSKSAEKRRTPTPITTISPAELKQLNASNIIDAIASRPGIDQVTTGPGISKPVIRGLGYNRVVVVNDGIRQEGQQWGDEHGIEIDEYGVNRVEILKGPASLAFGSDAMAGVINFLPAPTLPKGKISGNLIANYQTNAGLIGGSANLAGNLNDYIWDVRYSAKEAHAYQNAYDGYVFNSGFKENNLSGILGTIKSWGYSNIHFSLYDMTPGIVEGERDSATGLFIKPVAIGGEEGDAIVTDADFKQYAPQVPYQKIHHYKAVSSSSFVMGNGSLKTILGWQQNRRQEYGEILTPDQYGLYFLLNTINYDVRYNLPELNKWNISVGANGMYQNSQNKGTEFLIPDYHLFDFGMFALARKTFDKLDVGGGLRFDTRSEMADALYLDAFGERTDHPDGNSFLQFSAIDAQFQGFSGSVGATYQMNDQVFSKLNLSKGFRAPNIAEISANGVHEGTVNYIIGDPALKAESSWQWDYALGVNSHYITAELDLFYNHINNYIYLEKLNSTIGGDSLIDGYTTYKYTSGDAHLYGGELSIDVHPAPVDWLHFENGFSWVRAVQADQPDSTRYLPFTPAPKLTSELKANVKKLGNNLVNGFFMIGVDNYFKQDHFYSAYGTETATPGYTLLNVGMGADFVSNNRTLFSLFINASNITDVAYQNHLSRLKYEAVNNVTGRMGVYNMGRNVSLKLMVPIQVKG; encoded by the coding sequence ATGAAGCATTTAGTGCTTTACCTTTTTACAAGTATTTATTCTGTTTTGTCATTGGGAGGGACCGATGCGGTAACCTTGCAGGGAAAAGTCACCGATAAAAAAACGGGTGAGCCACTGCCAGGCGTTGAGATCTATTTTCCGGACCTGAAAAAAGGAACCACGACCGACATCGACGGCACCTATGTCATTGATAATTTGCCGGCGACAAAAGCCCTGGTTCAGGTCAGTTATATCGGCTATAAGTTAATCGCGGAGACCATTGACCTGGCTGCCACAACGACAAAAGACTTCATGCTGGAAGAAGCAGTCATGGAGTTGAATGAAGTGGTGGTGACCGGGCTGTCGAAATCCGCTGAGAAAAGACGTACTCCTACTCCGATCACGACCATTTCGCCGGCTGAACTCAAACAGTTGAATGCCTCGAATATCATTGATGCCATTGCTTCCCGTCCCGGTATCGACCAGGTGACGACCGGACCGGGTATTTCCAAACCGGTGATCCGGGGATTGGGGTACAACCGGGTTGTGGTGGTCAATGACGGGATCCGGCAGGAAGGTCAGCAATGGGGCGATGAGCACGGTATAGAAATTGACGAATACGGTGTTAACCGGGTAGAGATCCTGAAAGGGCCGGCAAGTCTGGCCTTCGGATCGGATGCCATGGCCGGTGTGATCAATTTTTTACCAGCACCGACGCTACCGAAGGGAAAGATCTCGGGTAATTTAATAGCTAATTACCAGACCAACGCCGGGCTGATCGGAGGGTCCGCTAACCTGGCTGGCAACCTGAACGATTACATCTGGGATGTGCGTTACAGTGCGAAGGAAGCGCATGCATATCAGAATGCTTACGATGGTTATGTGTTCAATTCCGGATTCAAGGAAAACAATCTCAGCGGTATACTCGGGACGATCAAATCCTGGGGTTATTCCAACATTCATTTCAGTCTGTACGATATGACACCGGGCATCGTGGAAGGGGAGCGGGACAGCGCTACCGGCCTGTTCATCAAACCGGTTGCAATCGGGGGAGAGGAGGGAGACGCTATTGTGACGGACGCAGACTTTAAGCAGTATGCCCCACAAGTGCCGTATCAGAAGATTCATCACTATAAAGCAGTTTCCAGCAGCAGTTTCGTGATGGGCAATGGTAGCCTGAAAACCATCCTGGGGTGGCAACAAAACCGCCGGCAGGAATATGGAGAGATCCTGACACCGGATCAGTACGGATTGTATTTTTTGCTGAACACGATTAATTACGATGTCCGCTATAATTTGCCCGAGCTGAATAAATGGAATATTTCGGTAGGCGCCAACGGGATGTATCAGAATTCACAGAATAAGGGCACCGAATTTCTAATTCCGGATTACCACTTGTTTGATTTCGGGATGTTTGCCCTGGCCAGAAAGACATTTGATAAATTGGACGTAGGCGGTGGATTGCGTTTCGATACCCGCAGTGAGATGGCCGATGCGTTATATCTGGACGCTTTTGGAGAACGCACCGATCACCCGGATGGAAATTCTTTTTTGCAATTTTCAGCCATTGATGCGCAATTCCAGGGTTTTTCCGGTAGCGTGGGCGCTACCTACCAAATGAACGACCAGGTATTTTCCAAGCTTAATTTATCGAAAGGATTCCGGGCGCCCAATATTGCAGAAATATCAGCAAACGGAGTTCATGAAGGAACGGTGAACTACATCATTGGTGACCCTGCGCTTAAGGCAGAAAGCAGTTGGCAGTGGGACTATGCGCTGGGCGTTAATTCGCACTACATCACCGCGGAGCTGGATTTATTTTACAACCACATCAATAATTACATTTACCTCGAAAAACTGAATAGTACGATCGGTGGCGACAGTCTGATCGACGGCTATACCACCTATAAATACACCTCTGGGGATGCACATCTTTACGGAGGCGAGCTGAGCATTGACGTGCATCCGGCACCGGTCGACTGGCTGCATTTTGAAAATGGATTTTCATGGGTTCGTGCCGTACAAGCCGACCAGCCGGACTCGACCCGTTATTTACCGTTTACTCCGGCGCCGAAACTGACATCCGAATTAAAAGCGAACGTCAAAAAACTAGGAAATAACCTGGTAAACGGATTTTTCATGATCGGCGTGGATAACTATTTTAAGCAGGACCACTTTTACTCTGCTTATGGCACCGAAACGGCTACACCCGGATATACCTTGCTTAATGTCGGGATGGGCGCTGATTTTGTTTCCAATAACCGGACATTATTTTCCCTGTTTATCAATGCCAGTAATATCACGGATGTGGCTTACCAGAATCACCTGAGCCGCCTGAAGTATGAAGCGGTCAATAATGTGACAGGCCGGATGGGCGTGTACAATATGGGCCGGAATGTCAGCCTGAAATTGATGGTTCCGATCCAGGTGAAGGGGTGA